A window from Camelus dromedarius isolate mCamDro1 chromosome 9, mCamDro1.pat, whole genome shotgun sequence encodes these proteins:
- the SIX5 gene encoding homeobox protein SIX5, whose protein sequence is MATLPAEPSAGPAAGGEAVAAAATEEEEEEARQLLQTLQAAEGEAAAAAGAGAGEAAAGAESPGSPVVPGSSPEAAAEPPTGLRFSPEQVACVCEALLQAGHAGRLSRFLGALPPAERLRGSDPVLRARALVAFQRGEYAELYRLLESRPFPAAHHAFLQDLYLRARYHEAERARGRALGAVDKYRLRKKFPLPKTIWDGEETVYCFKERSRAALKACYRGNRYPTPDEKRRLATLTGLSLTQVSNWFKNRRQRDRTGGGGGAPCKSESDGNPTTEDESSCSPEDLERGVPPVAAEAPAQGSIFLAGAAPPAPCPASSSILVNGSFLATGSSPAVLLNGSPVIINSLALGEASSLGPLLLTGGGGTPAPQPSPQGASEGKTSLVLDPQTGEVRLEEAQPAALETKGTQVAASGPSGEEVPGPLPQVVPGPPPAATFPLPPGPVTSVAAPQVVPLSPPPGYPAGLGPTSPLLNLPQVVPTSQVVTLPQAVGPLQLLAAGPGSPVKVAAATGPANVHLINSGVGVTALQLPSATAPGNFLLANPVSGSPIVTGVAVQQGKIILTATFPTSMLVSQVLPPAPSLALPLKPDTALSVPEGALPVAPSPALPEAHTLGTLSAQQPPQPPPAPATTTASLPFSPDSSSLLPGFPAPPPEGLLLSPAAVPIWPAGLELSTGTEGLLEAEKGLGTQAPHTVLRLPDPDPEGLLLGATAGGEVDEGLEAETKVLTQLQSVPVEEPLEL, encoded by the exons ATGGCTACCTTGCCTGCGGAGCCGAGCGCGGGGCCGGCGGCTGGGGGggaggcggtggcggcggcggcgaccgaagaagaggaggaggaagcgcGCCAGCTCCTGCAGACTTTGCAGGCAGCCGAgggtgaggcggcggcggcggccggggccggggcgggcgaAGCGGCGGCGGGAGCGGAGAGCCCGGGATCCCCGGTCGTCCCCGGGTCGTCCCCCGAGGCCGCTGCCGAGCCGCCCACGGGCCTCCGCTTCTCGCCGGAGCAGGTGGCGTGCGTCTGCGAGGCGTTGCTACAGGCGGGCCACGCCGGCCGCTTGAGCCGCTTCCTGGGCGCACTGCCCCCAGCCGAGCGCCTACGTGGCAGCGATCCGGTGTTGCGCGCTCGGGCCCTGGTGGCCTTCCAGCGGGGCGAGTACGCCGAGCTCTATCGGCTGCTCGAGAGCCGCCCCTTCCCCGCTGCCCATCACGCCTTCCTGCAGGACCTCTACCTGCGCGCGCGCTACCACGAGGCCGAGCGGGCCCGCGGCCGCGCGCTGGGCGCCGTGGACAAGTACCGTCTGCGCAAGAAGTTCCCGCTGCCCAAGACCATCTGGGACGGCGAAGAGACTGTCTACTGCTTCAAGGAGCGCTCCCGCGCGGCGCTCAAGGCCTGCTATCGCGGCAACCGCTACCCCACGCCGGACGAGAAGCGCCGCCTGGCCACGCTCACCGGCCTCTCGCTCACGCAGGTCAGCAACTGGTTCAAGAACCGACGACAGCGCGACCGGActgggggcggcggcggcgcgcccTGCAAGAG CGAGTCTGATGGGAACCCCACTACTGAGGACGAGTCCAGCTGCAGTCCTGAGGATCTGGAGAGGGGTGTGCCTCCAGTGGCTGCTGaagcccctgcccagggctccatTTTCCTGGCCGGGGCCGCCCCTCCTGCAccatgccctgcctcctcctccatcctggtGAATGGGAGCTTCCTGGCCACTGGCAGCTCTCCAGCCGTGCTTCTCAATGGGAGCCCGGTCATCATCAACAGCCTGGCTCTAGGCGAGGCCTCTAGCCTGGGCCCCCTGCTGCTCACCGGGGGTGGGGGCACCCCTGCCCCACAGCCCAGTCCCCAGGGGGCCAGCGAGGGCAAGACCTCCCTGGTCCTGGACCCTCAGACTGGGGAGGTTCGACTGGAGGAGGCTCAGCCAGCAGCCCTGGAGACCAAGGGGACCCAGGTGGCTGCCTCAGGGCCATCTGGAGAGGAGGTCCCAGGGCCTCTGCCCCAAGTGGTGCCTGGCCCCCCACCAGCTGccaccttccctctgcccccaggaccAGTGACCTCCGTGGCTGCCCCACAAGTGGtgccactctccccaccccctggctACCCTGctggcctgggccccacctccccactgtTGAACCTGCCCCAGGTGGTGCCCACCTCACAGGTGGTAACCCTGCCCCAGGCTGTGGGGCCACTGCAGCTGTTGGCAGCAGGGCCAGGCAGCCCCGTGAAGGTGGCAGCTGCTACAGGCCCTGCCAACGTGCACCTGATAAACTCCGGGGTGGGCGTGACTGCCCTGCAGCTGCCTTCAGCCACTGCCCCAG GAAACTTCCTGCTGGCCAACCCTGTGTCTGGCAGCCCCATCGTGACAGGTGTGGCCGTACAGCAGGGCAAGATCATCCTTACCGCCACCTTCCCCACCAGTATGCTGGTCTCCCAGGTCCTGCCgcctgcccccagcctggccctgcccttgaAGCCAGACACAGCCCTCTCAGTGCCTGAAGGGGCCCTCCCAgtggcccccagccctgctctccccgAGGCCCACACCTTGGGGACACTTTCTGCACAGCAACCACCGCAGCCGCCGcctgcccctgccaccaccaccgccaGCCTGCCATTCTCCCCAGactcctccagcctcctgcctggtTTCCCAGCGCCCCCACCCGAGGGGCTCCTGCTGTCGCCCGCGGCCGTGCCCATCTGGCCAGCAGGGCTGGAACTGAGCACAGGCACCGAGGGGCTGCTTGAggcagagaaggggctggggacACAAGCCCCCCACACCGTGCTGAGGCTGCCTGACCCCGACCCCGAGGGGCTGCTCCTGGGGGCCACTGCGGGGGGTGAGGTTGACGAGGGGCTAGAAGCAGAGACCAAGGTGCTGACCCAGCTACAGTCAGTGCCTGTGGAAGAGCCCTTGGAACTGTGA